One segment of Nomia melanderi isolate GNS246 chromosome 10, iyNomMela1, whole genome shotgun sequence DNA contains the following:
- the LOC116429703 gene encoding 3'-5' RNA helicase YTHDC2, with product MPRQKFHKKTPLIGEDTRIAVNLTLKKLLETPEQKELEFPSSYTAEERAYIHKLAYELGLKSKSRGKGTNRFLTVYKREGSTIVQADAVIKLQKASRHSIYNLLQSFPLNHKECQDLLPPIERERPLNADVSLNTNTTAMGRLNNSVSQVPQLKTNFDVLNFRKSLPIFSVREDILNALNTNEVVIIGGETGSGKTTQVPQFILEHCQQRHEPCRIICTQPRRLSAVSVAERVAFERDEKIGQTFGYQIRLESRVAPKTLLTYCTNGVLLRTLMAGDSALSTVTHIIVDEVHERDRFCDFLLIALKDALIKHSSLKLILMSATLDVSIFVKYFSKCAVINVMGRIFDVDTYYLEDILKITGYMTKEMLTKKEELMNKKNQRKVLESWTQYKPQQSGSSSSNERSLLPAPVLDQQCEPIPEKVKLEPWLIEEMDKSISDAWLHGGEDNFAQLLYFILSENVSVDYQHSTTSVTPLMVAAGRGCINTTEQLLNLGANLNLRAANEWTALDWAKNMNQTECAELIEAYMKTYDCTSQGDAIAQAKNISLSEEDKLLLEIYHHTFNDDNINYNLLLQLILHIHKKMPPGSLLVFLPGYDDIVTMREKINNEEKEMNQSLRYTLYVLHSNMQTCDQKKVFKPSPQGTRKIILSTNIAETSITIDDVVYVIDSGKVKEKSFDALSGVCMLKSNWISQACAKQRRGRAGRCKKGICYRLFSSLQYNSMQPYQTPEILRLPLQELCLYTKHLAPGNTPIAEFLDRALEPPSNIVTRNAVQLLKTIDALDPWEDLTELGSHLLDLPVEPRLGKMLLYAVVLKCLDPVLTIVCSLAYKDPFVLPSQPSQKRAATAARKRFATNTYSDHMAVLRAFQGWQNARARGKERSFCEQNFISAAVMEMVVGMRTQLLGQLRASGFVKARGPGDIRDLNSNSENWAVVKAALTAGLYPNLIRVDREHMQLRTQKEVIVYFHPSSTLRDYPKSPRVTSVQTHIANVASLPCEWLLYEEMSRTGRFCHVKMATLVNPLTVALFCGPARLSVDVIYEAESVPESESDSEVDESNEGTIFKLDDWVVFKLDPETAQFFLHLRQKWNALFLRRMKTPNKAMSQLDEKVVSTLVSVITNEEQACGLQQPSGIGQRPRPLIVDYYPANARRTDDFVERNF from the exons ATGCCACGTCAAAAATTTCATAAGAAAACTCCCCTTATTGGGGAGGACACAAGAATTGCTGTGaatttaacattgaaaaagTTATTAGAAACCCCAGAACAAAAAGAATTAGAATTTCCTTCATCGTACACAGCAGAAGAAAGAGCCTATATTCATAAACTTGCGTATGAATTAGGATTAAAATCTAAAAGTAGAGG TAAAGGTACAAACCGGTTTTTAACGGTTTATAAGAGGGAGGGTTCAACTATAGTACAAGCTGATGCTGTAATAAAGTTACAAAAAGCATCAAGacatagtatttataatttactacAAAGTTTTCCACTGAATCATAAAGAATGCCAGGATTTACTACCGCCAATTGAACGTGAACGACCTCTCAATGCAGATG tttccttaAATACAAACACTACAGCTATGGGCAGGTTAAACAACAGTGTGTCACAAGTACCACAGCTGAAAACTAATTTTGACGTGTTAAACTTTCGCAAATCTCTGCCAATTTTTAGTGTTAGAGAAGATATTCTAAATGCTTTAAATACTAATGAAGTGGTAATAATAGGAGGTGAAACTGGTAGTGGTAAAACTACTCAAGTTCCTCAATTTATACTTGAACATTGCCAACAAAGGCATGAGCCTTGTAGAATTATTTGCACTCAACCAAGACGACTATCAGCTGTTTCTGTGGCTGAGAGAGTAGCATTTGAAAGGGACGAAAAAATTGGTCAAACATTTGGTTATCAAATAAGACTTGAGAGTAGAGTTGCTCCAAAAACGCTTTTAACCTACTGCACAAATGGTGTATTGCTTAGGACACTTATGGCAGGTGATTCTGCTTTAAGTACTGTTACACATATTATCGTAGACGAAGTTCACGAACGTGATAGATTCTGTGACTTCCTTTTGATTGCACTCAAGGATGCATTGATAAAACATAGTTCTTTAAAACTTATACTTATGAGCGCTACATTAGATGTTagcatttttgtaaaatattttagcaAGTGTGCAGTTATTAATGTAATGGGCAGAATATTTGATGTAGACACATATTACCTtgaagatattttgaaaataactggTTACATGACAAAAGAGATGCTTACTAAAAAAGAAGAACTTATGAATAAAAAGAATCAACGGAAAGTGTTAGAGTCTTGGACTCAATATAAGCCCCAACAATCAGGTTCTAGTAGTTCAAATGAAAGATCTTTATTACCTGCTCCTGTCTTAGATCAACAGTGTGAACCTATTCCAGAAAAGGTGAAATTAGAACCTTGGTTAATAGAAGAAATGGATAAAAGTATTTCTGATGCATGGTTACATGGCGGTGAAGATAATTTTGCACAACttttatatttcatactttCTGAAAATGTTTCTGTAGACTATCAACATTCCACAACATCTGTAACTCCACTTATGGTGGCTGCAGGTAGAGGATGTATAAATACTACAGAACAACTTTTAAATTTGGGAGCAAATTTAAATTTACGAGCTGCCAATGAATGGACTGCATTAGACTGGGCAAAAAATATGAATCAAACTGAATGCGCAGAGTTAATAGAAGCTTATATGAAAACTTATGATTGCACATCACAAGGTGATGCAATAGCACaagctaaaaatatttcactttcagaAGAAGACAAGCTTTTGTTAGAGATATACCACCACACATTTAATGatgacaatattaattataatcttcTTCTACAATTGATTTTACATATTCATAAGAAAATGCCTCCTGGTTCTCTTTTAGTATTTTTGCCAGGATACGATGACATTGTTACTATgagagagaaaataaataatgaagaaaaagaaatgaatcaGAGTTTACGATATACTTTATATGTGCTCCATTCTAACATGCAAACTTGTGATCAGAAAAAAGTATTCAAGCCCAGCCCTCAGGGAACacgaaaaattattctttcaacAAATATAGCTGAAACAAGTATCACAATTGACGATGTTGTTTATGTGATTGATTCAGGAAAAGTTAAAGAAAAATCTTTTGATGCTCTATCAGGCGTATGTATGCTCAAATCTAATTGGATTTCTCAAGCTTGTGCTAAGCAACGTAGGGGTAGAGCAGGAAGATGTAAAAAAGGGATTTGTTATAGACTATTTTCTTCACTTCAGTATAACAGCATGCAGCCATATCAAACTCCAGAAATTTTAAGATTACCTTTGCAAGAATTATGTTTATATACAAAACATTTAGCACCAGGAAACACCCCCATTGCTGAATTTTTAGATCGAGCTTTAGAACCACCTTCTAATATAGTTACAAGAAATGCAGTACAGTTATTAAAAACTATTGATGCGTTAGACCCATGGGAAGATTTGACTGAATTAGGAAGTCATTTACTCGATCTACCAGTAGAACCGCGGTTGGGAAAAATGTTATTGTATGCTgttgttttgaaatgtttagATCCAGTCTTAACTATTGTGTGCAGTTTAGCTTATAA aGATCCCTTCGTTTTACCTTCACAACCATCACAAAAAAGAGCTGCAACTGCAGCACGAAAAAGATTTGCCACTAACACCTATTCTGATCATATGGCTGTATTACGTGCTTTTCAAGGATGGCAAAATGCACGCGCACGTGGCAAGGAACGTTCATTTtgtgaacaaaattttatttccgcCGCTGTAATGGAGATGGTAGTTGGAATGCGTACACAACTTCTTGGACAACTTCGTGCATCTGGATTTGTTAAAGCTAGAGGTCCAGGAGATATTAGAGATTTGAATTCTAATTCAGAGAATTGGGCAGTAGTAAAAGCAGCTTTAACTGCTGGTTTATATCCAAATTTAATAAGAGTCGACAGAGAACACATGCAACTAAGAACACa GAAAGAAGTAATAGTATACTTTCATCCATCATCAACTCTAAGGGATTATCCAAAGTCTCCAAGAGTAACATCTGTACAGACACATATAGCTAATGTTGCATCTTTGCCTTGTGAATGGTTACTGTATGAAGAAATGAGTCGTACAGGTCGTTTCTGTCATGTAAAAATGGCTACTTTAGTTAATCCGTTAACAGTGGCATTGTTTTGTGGGCCAGCACGATTGTCAGTGGACGTAATTTATGAAGCAGAAT CTGTGCCAGAAAGTGAATCAGATTCAGAAGTTGATGAAAGTAATGAGGGCACAATTTTCAAACTCGATGATTGGGTAGTGTTTAAACTGGATCCTGAGACTGCACagtttttcttacatttaagaCAAAAATGGAATGCCTTATTCTTAAGGCGTATGAAAACACCAAACAAAGCTATGTCACAATTAGATGAAAAAGTAGTGAGTACATTAGTAAGCGTAATTACGAACGAAGAACAAGCATGTGGATTACAACAACCATCTGGTATTGGTCAAAGACCACGTCCGTTAATAGTTGATTATTATCCTGCCAATGCTAGAAGAACAGACGACTTTGTAGag agaaatttttaa